TAAGATGTATTTCATCTGTTTATGTTAAAACTTATTGTACTTATTGAAAAATTTCCATAATTGTAAATTCACACTCTTTGGATTGATGTTTATTAATTAGGGGTACAAGCCTTCTGAAATGTTCTGTTTGGCAATGCCTGTCCAATGCCTCATGATCCGGCCATTCTTCTATGAAGATAAAGTGAGTTTTATCATCCTGATCTATATAAAGATTATATTCAATACAATCCTTTTCCAATTTAGTCTTAGCAACTAATTCTTTATAAA
The Dysgonomonas mossii DNA segment above includes these coding regions:
- a CDS encoding putative quinol monooxygenase — encoded protein: MIKVIAEDFINEEYLDIVKPLYKELVAKTKLEKDCIEYNLYIDQDDKTHFIFIEEWPDHEALDRHCQTEHFRRLVPLINKHQSKECEFTIMEIFQ